In Brachyhypopomus gauderio isolate BG-103 chromosome 2, BGAUD_0.2, whole genome shotgun sequence, the DNA window gaacattttcatttacatttatttgagTGAGTTTATATTACATGATTGTGTCGGAGAGCAACAGCTCTCTCTACCACTGTGGAACAAACGCTGCTTGACTTGTCTGACAACTATGAATCATCCTGTATATGGCTGCAAATCTTAAAACACCGCCTCCAACAGTGTTTGTTCTCTGTTTATACAAATAATAAAGAATTTCAAGCATTGTAACGCACTTTGAAGTTTGGACCGAGCAGCTAAGGCGTCACCTTGCTTAACTAACACAACGTGTTGTTCTCATCGAACATATTTGCTCAGAGACTAAATTAGACGTTTTTGCTCATTTATATTTCTCCCCATCATCAGATTCTTTGCCTATAGAAGAAACCCCCTAAATAACATGACTCAGATGGATCTGCTGGTCACTAACGTGGCTGGACTTTTGGCCACTGCTGTGCACGAAGTGCTGCGCGTGATGGGGCAGGCAGTCTCCGAGTACAGGGAAGAGTCGGCGAGGATACGGCAGGAGAACCGGAAACTGCAGCGTAAGCTGGAAGAGCTCCAAAAAAGGATCGACCCCTCAGGTTTGTGCATCTACACCAGGTTTGTGCAAGATGCACCTCCTCATTTGTGCATCTTGGTGTCCTGGTTATTAAAAATACCTGGTGTAGATAACACCTTTATCTTTTTATCTCCTCAGATGCAGTACTGCATGTTTCTTCCTCCATAGCTGTAGACGAGCCTAGGTCGGACTCTCGCCGTGAACGATTGCCGGTCTACAGCCCAGAACACGATCCATTAGAGACACAGGAGAACGAGGACCTGGAAGCCCAGAATCTGCCATTCAAAGAGGAGAAACCCAGCGAGCTTCATGTGGAAATGGGTGCACAGCCCGAAAGCAATCCATGTCGTTCCGGAACCAAGTCGCCAACACGTGAACATTCTGGGAAGAGCAGGACGTTCTCAAAGCAAAGGAGATCCTCCTCCATGGTGTCCACACCCACATCACCAGATGTTGCCGGAACACCAGACCACAGCCACTTTGAAACCGCACTGTATGTAATTTCAAACAAGATTAAAGCAGAATCAGAACCAGAGCTTCCAGAATGTTCTGCAGCAGGACAGTCTGACAGCGTCATCGCACACGATGCAGGTTTTGGCACGGTGGACAACATATCTCTAGGAGACGGACAGAGCCATCAGTCATATAGTCCAGTCCACGGTGAGGCCACCTACATCTTCCAGGACCAGTGTACTCCGCCACACGCACACATCCTCACTTCTGGGGTGGAGAACATGTTTGACATGCCCAGTCCTCCAAACCTAACCATGAGGAAGGACAGTCCACACGCCTGCCATGTATGTGGGAAAACCTTCGCCACATCCTCCAGCCTGGGAGCACACTTTGTGTGCCACTCCAACCTGAGGCCCTTCGTATGCAAGTGCTGTCAGTTCAGGTTCAGCCGATTGGCCGATCTGAAGAAACACGAGCGCATTCACACGGGGGAGAGGCCCTACAACTGCAGCCTGTGCGGCCGGAGGTTCAACCGCACCGAGAACCTTCGACGGCACCTGAGGAAGGTCCATCATGGAGCATTACTCTAGGGTGACCCAGAGCCTCCTGGGAGACGTAGGTCAGGAGAACAAACCAAAAACAAGGGCTTAGCCTGTTTATGGAATGACTGCAGAACGAGCATTTTATGTTAGTTTGAGAGTATAGAGACACGCTTGTGCATAACGCGGAAGTGTTTTGTCATATTTAATAAAAACAACcctccaaaaacaaaacaaatatgaAAATCCTGAATCCTGTCACACCTGAAAATGTCCCACGACACATAAGAGCTTAAAGCTACAGTCTGCcgatctctcctcatctctctctccgacTGTTCCACTCAGCTCATCTTCTTCCAGTCCACCCTCCATTCGTTCCAGTCCAGCAGCGTCCTGTCCGTCTGCCAGCCGGCTTGGTCCAGACCTGGGAGAGACACGGCTAGATGTCAGGACTGTCCTCGGAACCCCGCAGAGTTAGCGCATTACAGTATACAAAAGATTAGCAGTAAAGGCTTGTGGTATGTTCACAGACTGCTGAAGTTTCCCCCAGGGGAAGGAGAAGCTACACACAGGTTCTCTAGTGTAGGTAATGTCCACGTATGTAAGGCATGACCCTTCTGTCATGTGGAAAATGTTCATACCTGTAAGGAAGGGCTGAAAAATTTGGTCAGTTAGCTTGTAGCTCTCTGCTACTAATTCCCAACAgtctaaaacaaaaaatacatagatgagtattaaaaaatatatatagtattACAGTGTACATGAAACATGAACAAACAAAAGACTGCTAAATAATATAGAAAACCTAGTTCTTTGTGGTGATAGCCAGACTACTTACTCATGGTCTTGGAGAGCTGAGCAAGAGCACCACCTTGTGGTGACAGGTGTAGCACAGCACCGAGACACACAGCCTGACAAGCTGCCCTGATCTCATCATGAACAGATGTATCagatcctaaacacacacacacgctccctgCCAAGTGAATTAAAATTAGGATGCATGTAACTTTTGCAGCCTGTTATTACTATAGTGGGTCTCTTACAATGATCATATTACATTACTACtaatacatttgtgtgtgtaccgTTTTGTATTCCAATGAGGTACGCTTGGGTGGTGTTCCTCAAAGCCAGCTGCAGTTCCCGAAAACTTAAAACCAAGAGGAAAAGTAAATTAATGTTAAAGTGCACTTACAATGATGCAATGTTTGCAACACAGTGAGGACACTGTATTCAATCAAACGAATGAATTGAAGGACATACTCTCTGACGAGCTCTCCCAGCCTCACTCCTAGTTTGATGGGCACTTTCCTTTTAAACTCTGAAAAGAGGGAGACCATTTGTTTGGACACAACGTCAGTGAAACGGACCGATGACAGTCAGCAGGCTTGGCTGAGCTTAACTGCACAGTTCAAGTTGGACTTCTGATCTGGGATTTTGTAAGTGATGGGAGGTGTATTGAATAGTTGATGTAATGGACTCTAGTCAAACCTGACCCCAAGGTAAAAGTAGTGTGAAAAGTCTGTAGTATCTGTACCTTCAAGGCTGAGATTTAAAATCATATGATCTCTATCACTAATGGCCACAAATCCAGTATTAGATTTTATATTTGACATCCAGAATCAAAGACATCTGGCAAGTGATATTGGTGAAATGTCTGAGTTGGACTGCAGACCAGTACGTACCGAGAAACACAGGCTCTTTCTGATTGGCCTCTGCTGGACTCAGAATCCGCCCATCAAGCAAATACTGATGAAGGACGATTGACAGGCGAGCCTCATTAAGTGTCTCCATGACAACAGACCTAACTGCTTTGTAGTTGGCAAACAGGTGAAGGATGGTGAAGAGGAAGAACAGGATAAACGTGAGCCTGAGGGAACATAGCACAGGACATCAAATTACCTCCATGCTCACGTCAAGTTTGAGCCAAACCatgaaggagaaggtggaggctgCAGTGGTCTCACTTGGGGTTGTTGGTGATGAGTGGGATTAGCACCAGGCTCACCAGTAATCCGGCCAGATTAACCAGGGTTTCCTGACAGTGCAACCAACCATACGAGATTAACATCAGTGcaggacagacatacacacGTTAGCTTCCCACAAGACTCAACGTTGAGGTGCATACTGGGATTTAGAGGCTGTGGAGTTGGGAGTCCTAAACAAATTGTGTTAACAAGCTAAAAAGTGGCGTAGGCACCAACCTGGCTTCCATCTTTAGCAGAGATGTCGGCCATGTTGTTTCTGCGAGCCTGGTGGACTGTTAGCGCTGCCCTTGTGGCACCTCCAGCCACCCCTACAATAGACTGGAAGGTGATAAAGACCGATGTCTTATCCAAGACTCTCACTTTTAGTGCAGCATTTCTTGTTGGTGTCATTGTCTAACACTGTCTTCATTGTCATTGTCTTTCATGGACATGAGCGTGCGTTCCAGTTAAATTCTGAGGCACATTACAATACCTTGAACACTCCAGCAACGCAGAGAATAAGAGTGAAGAACGCAGGCCAATACGGCGCGGCGATCTCTATGAACATCGCCACGTCATTAAGAACATCAGCGAACAGCCTGAAGCAGATTTAGCGCATGAATTAGCAAGTTCTGCGTCTAAATATACGAGACACTTCACAGTCACTGGGGACAGAATTCACCTCCACTTTTTGGCCTCTGAATCCAATTTGCTCCTGAAAGAAAGTACAGTGGATAAATGCTGTAAAAGCTCAGAGGAACAAGCACCATCTCATCACAGCCCTAGCAGAAACATCTAAAAGAAATGAAGGCACCACGCAGCTCACCCTTTGAGCCAGGCGAACAGGATCCTACCCAGCATTCCTGTTCCATCTGAGCAGAGAAGACAGAtaagcaaaaaaagaaaacatttcagAATAGGGTGAACTCAGAAAATTGTACAGTTCATCACTGTTAAAagaagacagacacacagctaCATGCTTTACTTTTAACTTTATAccttgtttggggggggggggggggggggttacaccTTTGACAACTGAGCAGTTTACAGATTTTTATAATTGACAACATCACCCATAACATAGCACATCATACACTTTAACACCAAGACACACGTTGACACACGGTCAGGCACGTGGCCCCGGAGAAAGGTGACAGTTACAAACCTCAGTACAAGGTTACACATACCTTTGAGTAACCAAGTAACTGTTGCTGCAGCAACTGTTGCTTCTTGACTGCCCACTCCAACACCCCTCAGTGAGGCCTGAGTAGCCAATGTGCCTGAGAGGGAGCTGGAGAATGCCTTCACAAGccaaacaacaataaaaacaagagaATGAGAGGCCATCTCATCTCCACAGTATCAGTTCTAGACCAGTTTGCCACTCCTGCGCTCAGCACACCTTCAGACCGTCCATGTTTTGCACAATCACAGCTCTCATCACAGCTGGTTCAGTATTCAGCTGTTTCAGTTTTTAGTATGTAAGCATCCCTGGATTCAGGTGGGAGCTGCGCCAGAACTAAAGATAGACCGTCTGGAGTGGACGGAAGACTGGTGTAGAAAACGCTGTTCTGGGCCGACATGTACAGAACATCCAGCACATGGTTAACAATTACAATGTTTATCCGTGTGCACAAACCTGCAATGTATCCCATAGCTGATAGCGCAGGTAATCTTGGCTGACGCTTTCGGGATAGCCCTGCGGTAGGAACACGCTCTAGGGGAGAAGGCAAAGTGTGTTAACGCCCCTAACACGTcttcagggtcagggttagggtcggGGTCAGGGAAAGTGTGGAGGAGCCGTGTGGTTGACGCACTTTCAGCGTGCTCATGATGGCGCTCCCCGCAGTTTCGCCGCCGCCGCCTGCTCTTTCCCTCCGCATAACTCCATTTTTCACCCGGTAGTCCCACACTTCCCGTGATCCGTACTTCTCCGTTGCAATCACGTTTCCACGATTCTCCTGCGTGCACGAGAACAGATACTTCGGGATTTGTGTAGGATATACCTTATTTGGGCTATTTGCCTACAGTTCGGAATTATTATAGCGTTGCTAGAACATAAAATGTAGATTCCCCATGTCGTGATTTTTTCACACGGTTTCATTTTTACACAAGTTCCGCTTTTTGTTTTGCTTCGTTTTGTTTTTACAAAAGACAATTAAACCACACGTAATGAAAACGTTAGACGAACCCCGTTCATCACTCACCATGATCCCTCTTCCGTATTTATTTCAACTGCCACGTCACTGCAGCGGAGCACTTTTTGATTGGCTGATGAAAAAATTCGCACAGGCGAAGGCAGTGTGAGCTGAATGgcaaaatctgtgtgtgtgtatgtgtgtgtgtgtgtgtgtgtgtgtgtgtgtgtgtgtgtgtgtgttaaataaacacattattattaatttctGATTCAATATCTATTTCACTTAAATTTTAGTCATTAAATCATTTTTATGCTAAAACATAAACTTGGTGATTATGATTTTACATTAATAGGAAGATGCTGTGGGTAAGGAAATGAACAGGCCTAGTACCGTCATGTAATGTCCTATAATCCTGGATTCAAATGAATGGGGCTAgtacagtcatggtctggtggtagggaactggtcttgtgaccggagggtcgtgggttcgattcccagacctgaggccatgactgaggtgcccttgagcaaggcacctaaccccaactgctccctgggcgccgagCTAGgactgcccaccactctgggcacgtgtgatccacaaccccctagtaatcacttgtgtgtgtgtgttaactgcagagatgggttaaaagtggaggacaaattttgattgcggtgtaaaaaaatcacaattgataaatatggcacatttacatgtaAAGACCTATAGTTGCTACTTTTTTGTCAGTTGTAATTTTCACCCAAATCGAAATGTATCCtttgcatttacccatctgtgcagttagaacacactagtgattactagggggctgtggtgcacacatgcccagagcagtaGGCAGCCATAGCgcagcgcccagggagcagttggggttaggtgccttgctcaagaatcgaacccacaaccctccggtcacaagaccagttctctaacCACCCACCCCCTGAATTTATAGTCCTGGATTAAAATTAACACACCTAGTATGGTAATGTAATGTCCTTTAGTCCAGGATTAAAATGAACAGACCTAGTACAGTCAGGTAATGTCATGTAGTCCTGGATTAAAATCACACTTTCTGCAGGAGCTTCCCTACCCTCAGTGGTTTCGGTGGTCTGTGGCAACATCTTCAGTTTTATCCTGGAGTTCAGAGATGTTTGACAGATTTTTCTGTGAATACCATGAAGAGATTTGACAAAGCAGTAAAACCTGTATCGTCACTATCATTCATCCACACCCTGTATCACACAagatgtgtgtatatgagagagagacagaaagacacagagtcaaagagaaagagatagaaagacagtcagagagagagatagtcaaacagagagagagagagagagagagagagagtcaaagagagagagagagagtaagttAACAGCACAAAGAATGTAGGTGAAGGAGAGGGTGTTCTGTGACGTCATGTTTCCGCCGGCTTATTCAGACTGTCAGGAGAACACACAAGCGCTAAGGAATGTGAATGTGACGGCAACCACAGAATCACACGCATGCTGGGAAGAGAACTTCATAAAGGGGAGGGAAGAAGTGTTAAGAGAGTGTTCACTGGGGTGGGAGGGACAGATTGTTAAGATTGTTTGAAGGGTAGGTAGGTAAGAGGAGTGGCCTTTCACTATGCCTCTCCTTAGCTCCAATAACCAAGTACAGGAGGGTGCATCTGAATCGTTCATAGGTTGAACATTAGCACTCACCACACTGAGAGTGAGGAAGTGAAACAATCACAGAGTAGCAGTCCACACTTCTGAATCAGCGCCCAGAAGACCTAGTGTGGGAAAATACCTCGTGGCATTGGTatcttttcatttatttatagtTTACTGTTACAGAACAGGTCATATTTGTTTAGGGTGAAAAGGGGACAAAAACATCAAGTTTGGATCACCTGTATGAATTTATTAAGAAAattgaaaaacaacaacaacagtaaaataaacaatacgtTATATAAATCAGGATTATCACTGGCTAGAGACTGAATGCAATGGCTGAGGAATTTAAAGTTCTTCAAGTCAAGTCTGAACAAGTTCGTAAGTACTAAATCATGGTTTGGTTTTCTATtacacattttaagacattcgGCTTCGTGTGatttattttttcctttttccttAATTTTCATTCAACACACATCCAGGTATGATGTTATAAAGAGTTATATTACGTGATAAACAAATCTTtataaaatgtctgaatgaaAAAGAGGTTTTTGTGTGACAGCCTTGTCCcacatgtatgtgtttataGTGTGCTGTGCTGGAGCATACTGGTATTTGATGTAATCAGTATTTGTCCTATTTACTAAGCAATTTGATTGTACTGTGATTGGAAATGTGTAATATTTATTGACAGTAAACACTGTCAATCTGCAGAGTGTATAGGTGTCACAGTAGACCTGCTCGGTCCTGCAACCTATAAAAACAAAATACTAGTGTAAAGCTAGACTGTACCTGAGTGAAGTGATGGGTATTCTTGAGGCAATCCCTTCAAATAATGAACAAGCAGGCACTTTTTATGCTTGTGGTCAGGGTGTACCTGTATCCATAGTATAAGGTTTttaagacttttattttgacaggtGCTTTAGTACAATCTAAGCCTGGGCTGATGTTCTCACAATGGAGGTGATCCCAAACCCAGGCCCTGTGCTTGGCAGTGAGGCTCAGTTACATGTCTTGAAAAGAGTGAGAACAGATTATTTTAGACAGGTATACAGACCATAGCTGATAtcgagagggagaaagagacagtgtgtgtatgtgtgtgtgtgtagtataacagagacaaagagaagaaatgtaggaacagagagagagagtgagaggaagaacCAGAATGTCCTGTTTGTTGCGAAATTACTGTACAGCATTGAAGACTGGTAGTGTTCAGAAGCACAGGCCCAATGGTGCCAGTCTGTGTGCCAAATCCCAGCACTGTCACGACGGGTCTTCACCTCAGGCAACAGATTCACAGCACAATTCATGA includes these proteins:
- the LOC143504875 gene encoding uncharacterized protein LOC143504875 — encoded protein: MTQMDLLVTNVAGLLATAVHEVLRVMGQAVSEYREESARIRQENRKLQRKLEELQKRIDPSDAVLHVSSSIAVDEPRSDSRRERLPVYSPEHDPLETQENEDLEAQNLPFKEEKPSELHVEMGAQPESNPCRSGTKSPTREHSGKSRTFSKQRRSSSMVSTPTSPDVAGTPDHSHFETALYVISNKIKAESEPELPECSAAGQSDSVIAHDAGFGTVDNISLGDGQSHQSYSPVHGEATYIFQDQCTPPHAHILTSGVENMFDMPSPPNLTMRKDSPHACHVCGKTFATSSSLGAHFVCHSNLRPFVCKCCQFRFSRLADLKKHERIHTGERPYNCSLCGRRFNRTENLRRHLRKVHHGALL
- the rusf1 gene encoding RUS family member 1 yields the protein MENRGNVIATEKYGSREVWDYRVKNGVMRRERAGGGGETAGSAIMSTLKSVFLPQGYPESVSQDYLRYQLWDTLQAFSSSLSGTLATQASLRGVGVGSQEATVAAATVTWLLKDGTGMLGRILFAWLKGSKLDSEAKKWRLFADVLNDVAMFIEIAAPYWPAFFTLILCVAGVFKSIVGVAGGATRAALTVHQARRNNMADISAKDGSQETLVNLAGLLVSLVLIPLITNNPKLTFILFFLFTILHLFANYKAVRSVVMETLNEARLSIVLHQYLLDGRILSPAEANQKEPVFLEFKRKVPIKLGVRLGELVRDFRELQLALRNTTQAYLIGIQNGSVCVCLGSDTSVHDEIRAACQAVCLGAVLHLSPQGGALAQLSKTMNCWELVAESYKLTDQIFQPFLTGLDQAGWQTDRTLLDWNEWRVDWKKMS